A single Halarcobacter anaerophilus DNA region contains:
- the thrB gene encoding homoserine kinase yields MKICVPATSANLGPGFDTLGLAISLYNQVIIKPSKFHSVSLKGEGANNPILKDNNMFIAIFNDFYHNLSNKKRHFRFEFTNDIPLSRGLGSSSAVIVSAIASAYAIEGIKIDKNKLLNLALAYESHPDNITPAVMGGFNVAAVKDNEVKYIKKNMPKSLKAVVVIPNRPISTQLARKALPYKYSKEDVTFNISHSSLLTAAFMSEDWKMLRIASQDQVHQKYRMKQMPELFDVQKTALKSGALMSTLSGSGSTLFSMAFNDDASRIEKELKKRFPHFKVLTRDFNNSGVTIEY; encoded by the coding sequence TTGAAAATATGCGTGCCTGCTACAAGTGCTAATTTGGGACCTGGTTTTGATACTTTGGGATTAGCGATATCTTTGTATAATCAAGTTATTATAAAACCGTCAAAATTTCATAGCGTTTCTTTAAAAGGAGAGGGTGCAAACAATCCTATTCTTAAAGATAATAATATGTTTATTGCTATATTTAATGATTTTTATCATAACTTATCAAACAAAAAAAGACACTTTAGATTTGAATTTACCAATGATATTCCTTTATCAAGAGGACTTGGAAGTTCTTCTGCGGTTATAGTTTCTGCAATTGCCAGTGCATATGCAATAGAAGGGATTAAAATAGATAAAAATAAACTTTTGAATTTGGCATTAGCTTATGAAAGTCATCCTGATAATATAACTCCTGCTGTAATGGGTGGCTTTAATGTTGCAGCTGTAAAAGACAATGAAGTTAAATATATTAAAAAAAATATGCCAAAATCTTTAAAAGCAGTTGTAGTTATTCCAAATAGACCGATTTCTACACAGTTGGCAAGAAAAGCATTACCTTACAAATATTCAAAAGAGGATGTTACATTTAATATTTCTCACTCATCACTGCTTACGGCAGCTTTTATGAGTGAAGATTGGAAAATGTTAAGAATAGCTTCTCAAGACCAAGTACATCAAAAATATAGAATGAAACAGATGCCGGAACTTTTTGATGTTCAAAAAACGGCTCTTAAAAGCGGTGCACTTATGAGTACACTCTCAGGTTCCGGCTCAACACTTTTTTCAATGGCATTTAATGATGATGCAAGTAGAATTGAAAAAGAACTTAAAAAAAGATTCCCCCATTTTAAAGTTTTAACAAGAGACTTTAATAACAGCGGCGTAACAATAGAGTATTAA
- the infB gene encoding translation initiation factor IF-2, producing MSDNVRVYEIAEEAGASSNEVVAKAKDLGIELKSPQSAVSFEDAEEIANYIMTGKSSRLKKKPAKVKKVVTKKEDSPKESSNEENEPIKATKNEQTEVKKVEESDKKDEPKKDKPLKSVTPNKIVPKRRGLKIIKKRKDKEDTKPLPSNNEISVNDNQPKKAMKSLSEILGGSDVEEKKTAPLPPKSTETKVSAKKKEKKKQPAKSHEHGKVIEFEAETKEDFKSSSSDESLLGEEVVLLDMGLTDTSKIFEDHNKSHDNKKQSRASKPAAFGNRPQGLKRGKRKKRVKHTKEEVSITEVTIPEDIRVYEFAEACGKSPSEVISVLFGLGMMVTKNDFLKQDELEILGEEFGIEVTVKDALEDANYVEEYQEEEIDESHFVTRPPVVTIMGHVDHGKTTLLDKIRSSKVASGEAGGITQHISAYTIKQNNQKITFVDTPGHAAFSEMRARGADVTDIVIIVVAADDGVMPQTEEVISHAKASGCPIIVAVNKMDKETANMDMVKAQMAERDMTPVDWGGDIEFIGVSARTGMGIDDLLENILLQSEILELKADPSAKAKAVVVESSLEKGRGPVATVIVQNGTLRVGDNVVCDTTYGRVKAITNDLGKPVKELTLSETGSILGLNEVPGAGTIMVGQDSEKEAREIANRRAEHVRAKELSKSTKVSLEEMSGLIAEGKIKQLPVIIKTDVAGSLEAIKGSLEKIQNEEVKVRVIHAGVGGITESDLVLASASEGCIILGFNVRPTGSVKSKAKADGITINTYSVIYDLIDDVKDALSGMMSAVIREENTGQAEVRDTFVVPKVGTVAGCLVTDGKVIRGGHARIIRDGVVTYTGKISSLKRFKDDVKEVANGYECGIMFEKFNDIKVGDFIETFIQIEEKVHI from the coding sequence ATGTCAGATAATGTAAGAGTTTATGAGATAGCAGAAGAGGCGGGAGCAAGCAGTAATGAAGTAGTTGCTAAAGCCAAAGATTTAGGAATTGAGCTTAAATCCCCTCAAAGTGCAGTTTCATTTGAGGATGCTGAAGAAATAGCAAATTATATAATGACCGGTAAAAGCAGCAGATTAAAGAAAAAACCGGCAAAAGTAAAAAAAGTAGTTACTAAAAAAGAAGATTCGCCAAAAGAGAGTAGTAACGAAGAAAATGAGCCTATTAAAGCAACAAAAAATGAACAAACTGAAGTAAAAAAAGTTGAAGAGTCTGATAAAAAAGATGAACCCAAAAAAGATAAACCTTTAAAAAGCGTAACTCCTAATAAAATCGTTCCAAAAAGAAGAGGTCTTAAAATAATTAAAAAAAGGAAGGATAAAGAAGATACAAAACCTCTACCTTCCAATAATGAAATATCAGTAAATGATAACCAGCCTAAAAAAGCAATGAAATCATTAAGCGAAATTCTAGGCGGAAGCGATGTAGAAGAGAAAAAAACTGCTCCTTTACCTCCTAAAAGTACTGAAACTAAAGTCTCTGCTAAGAAAAAAGAGAAGAAAAAACAACCTGCAAAATCTCATGAACATGGAAAAGTGATTGAGTTTGAAGCTGAAACAAAAGAAGATTTTAAATCAAGTAGCAGTGATGAATCTTTATTAGGAGAAGAGGTAGTTCTTCTTGATATGGGGCTTACTGATACATCAAAAATCTTTGAAGATCATAATAAAAGCCATGATAATAAAAAACAATCAAGAGCATCTAAACCGGCAGCTTTCGGAAACAGACCTCAAGGTTTAAAAAGAGGAAAAAGAAAGAAAAGAGTAAAACATACGAAAGAAGAAGTATCTATTACTGAAGTTACGATTCCTGAAGATATTAGAGTATATGAGTTTGCAGAAGCTTGCGGTAAATCTCCTTCAGAAGTAATCTCTGTACTTTTCGGTTTAGGAATGATGGTTACCAAAAATGATTTCCTTAAACAAGATGAATTAGAGATTTTAGGGGAAGAGTTTGGAATAGAAGTTACCGTAAAAGATGCTTTAGAAGATGCAAATTATGTTGAAGAGTATCAAGAAGAAGAGATAGATGAATCTCATTTTGTAACAAGACCTCCTGTAGTAACAATTATGGGACACGTTGATCACGGTAAAACTACTTTATTAGATAAAATTAGAAGTTCTAAAGTTGCTTCAGGTGAAGCAGGTGGGATTACCCAACATATTTCAGCTTATACAATTAAACAAAACAATCAAAAAATTACATTTGTTGATACTCCGGGACACGCAGCTTTCTCTGAAATGAGAGCAAGAGGTGCAGACGTTACTGATATCGTAATTATTGTTGTTGCAGCAGATGACGGTGTTATGCCTCAAACAGAAGAGGTTATTTCCCATGCAAAAGCTTCAGGTTGTCCGATTATAGTTGCCGTAAATAAAATGGATAAAGAAACGGCAAATATGGATATGGTAAAAGCTCAAATGGCTGAAAGAGATATGACACCTGTTGATTGGGGTGGAGATATTGAGTTTATTGGAGTTTCTGCTCGTACTGGAATGGGAATCGATGATTTATTAGAAAATATTTTGCTTCAATCAGAAATCCTAGAACTTAAAGCAGATCCTAGTGCAAAAGCAAAAGCCGTTGTTGTTGAATCTTCGTTAGAAAAAGGTAGAGGACCTGTTGCTACTGTTATTGTTCAAAACGGAACATTAAGAGTAGGGGACAATGTTGTATGTGATACTACATACGGTAGAGTAAAAGCAATCACAAATGATTTGGGAAAACCTGTTAAAGAGCTTACTTTATCTGAAACAGGTTCAATATTAGGTCTAAATGAAGTTCCCGGTGCAGGTACTATAATGGTTGGTCAAGACTCTGAAAAAGAGGCTAGAGAGATTGCAAACAGAAGAGCTGAACATGTAAGAGCTAAAGAGTTGTCAAAATCTACAAAAGTATCTTTAGAAGAGATGAGCGGACTTATTGCAGAAGGTAAAATAAAACAACTTCCTGTAATTATCAAAACAGATGTTGCCGGTTCTTTGGAAGCAATTAAAGGTTCATTGGAAAAAATCCAAAACGAAGAGGTAAAAGTAAGAGTAATTCATGCAGGTGTAGGTGGAATTACCGAATCTGATTTAGTACTTGCAAGTGCTAGTGAAGGTTGCATTATTTTAGGATTTAACGTAAGACCTACCGGATCGGTTAAAAGTAAAGCAAAAGCAGACGGAATTACAATTAATACTTATTCTGTTATTTACGATTTAATTGATGATGTAAAAGATGCTTTATCAGGAATGATGAGCGCCGTTATCAGAGAAGAAAATACAGGTCAAGCAGAAGTTAGAGATACTTTTGTTGTTCCAAAAGTAGGAACAGTTGCAGGATGTTTAGTAACTGACGGTAAAGTA
- a CDS encoding DUF448 domain-containing protein, with amino-acid sequence MTILKRPIRTCVICRGKFPQNELLRLKCEDKKLVPFDNNGRSFYICNDCLSIIEDSQNNQKDLKKLEKALFRVCKNKDDYLGQLKEILTHVR; translated from the coding sequence TTGACTATTTTAAAAAGACCAATACGAACATGTGTCATTTGCAGAGGGAAATTCCCTCAAAATGAGCTACTTCGTTTAAAATGTGAGGATAAAAAACTTGTACCATTTGACAATAATGGCAGAAGTTTTTATATCTGTAATGATTGTCTTTCTATTATTGAAGATTCACAAAACAATCAAAAAGATTTGAAAAAACTTGAAAAAGCACTTTTTAGAGTGTGTAAAAATAAAGATGACTATTTAGGACAACTTAAGGAGATATTAACGCATGTCAGATAA